In the Thermomicrobiales bacterium genome, GCGCCGCCTATGGCTGGTCCAAGGCGCTCGGATTCGTCTTTCTTGCCTGGTTCGTCGCCTGGCAGCTGCCCGATGCCGACGGGCGGTTCCTCGATATCCTGTACAACCATCAGGTGTTTCGCGCCGTTGGCTGGGTCCTCGTCTACGCCTCGGTCACGCTGTGCGTGGTTCGTGGTCTGCCAGTGATCTACGATGCGATGTATTACCTCAAGGAACCTGCCGATCGGGTCGAGCAGAGTGAGCGAACGTAGCCCGCGCCTGCTCGATAAGCCGAGCATCCCCCCACGCAAGCCAGAGAATCGCAAGCAACGCTGGGGAATTGTTGTGGCGTGGCTGTTTGCGAACTTCACCCGGGTTACGCCGATCCGCGTGGGATATCTGCTCTCCGATCGTGTCGGAGATCTCCTCTACTGGCGCACCCGCGTCTATCGGCTGAGCGTGATCGACAACCTGCGCCACGTCTACCGTGGACAGATCAGCGAGATGGCGCTTCGTCGTCAGGCGCGACGTGTATTCCGAACATCGGCCCGCAACTTCTGGGATCTGGGCCGGCTGCCGCACATGGCGCCCGAAGAGTTCAGTCGGATTGTCCGGCTACCGGAACACGACTGGTCTCTGATCGAGTCGATCAGAGATGAGCGCACGGGTGGAATCATCCTCACCGGCCATTTCGGCGCGTTCGATTTCGCCAGCCAGACGCTCTTTACGCGTGGCTACAATCCCTACGTGCTGACCGCTCCGACTGTCGGAGAGTTTGTGTACGCTGCCGTCTCGTGGTTGCGCAGGGGCCAGGATGCGCCGCTCGAGGACGTCTCGCCAGCGGCGATCCGGCGGATGATGCGCGTGCTGCGAGGGGGCGGCTTCGTCGGCCTCGTTGCCGATCGCGACTTCGCGGACTCTGGTCAACTGGTCGAGCTGTTCGATGAACTCACGACACTACCAGTCGGCGCGGTGCGGCTGTCACGCGCTACCGGCGCGCCGATCATCCCGGTCTTCGCCGTCCGCGACGACGCGACCGGCCGCGCGCAACGCTATGCGTTCTTCATCTCGGATCCGTTTACCATCGAGCGCACCGCCGATGAGGAGGCTGATGTCGCGGTCGGCCTGCGGAAGATGGCGGCCGTCCTTGAGCGCTACATCGCCATGTTTCCCGAGCAATGGGTGATGTTCCACCGCGTCTGGCCTGAGGGGGCCAGAAGACGACGCCTCATCGACACAATCCGCGAGGCAACGGCGGAGCGGCTGGCGAGCGCTACTGGGCCAGACGACCAACCCGTGTCAGTGGCTGGCCCAGCCGAAGATCAGCGATAGTTCACAAACTGCAGCGGCGTCTCAAATTCCTCCTGCTTGAGTGACTGAATCACCGTCTGCAGATCGTCGCGGTTCTTGCTGGAGACGCGGACGAGATCGCCCTGAATCTGCGGCGTCACCTTCTTGAACTCGGTGCGGATGCGTTTGCTCAGCTCCTTGGCAAACTCGTCGCTCAATCCTTCACGCAGCTTGACAACCTGGCGCAGCCGGCCGCCGGCCGCGTCCTCCTCCTTCTGATAGTCGAGGATCTTGAGCGACAGGCTCCGGCGTAATAGCTTGCTCTCCAGGATGTCCCGCACAGCGCGGAGCGACATTTCGGAGTCGGTCGAGACGACGAGCTGGCTTGCTTCCTGCTCGATCG is a window encoding:
- a CDS encoding YajQ family cyclic di-GMP-binding protein, which encodes MAAQSSFDIVSKFDHQELRNAVDQATREIGTRYDLKDTKTTIEQEASQLVVSTDSEMSLRAVRDILESKLLRRSLSLKILDYQKEEDAAGGRLRQVVKLREGLSDEFAKELSKRIRTEFKKVTPQIQGDLVRVSSKNRDDLQTVIQSLKQEEFETPLQFVNYR